A region of Daphnia carinata strain CSIRO-1 chromosome 10, CSIRO_AGI_Dcar_HiC_V3, whole genome shotgun sequence DNA encodes the following proteins:
- the LOC130701393 gene encoding obscurin-like isoform X3 produces the protein MLALPQRLSDSKFIENLSGYKGNIHKLGRLLRHSWWTVTDSRGRARERYLFLFKARILVTKVRRVTDDRNLFLLKDIIRLPDVEVKVRQGEADSCSFDLVHSDPRFVRYPLNLRCTAGQSIHDDWLRDIRSYAAHAIALQEHVEDDLQVDGPGETDNEADDPVPAPATRPTHLLKPVTIAPSDSAGPQDSAQIAKKIKDLIHLKGISPSAPQPISVQSPVIEKASPGEVELHRSDSFDSVQRGSLSVRSASQASLSEYQSLASLRESDPPSDASDATLFASMADGITEMAAEPLPGRPRFSRTIRGNFCEPGEKATFDCALEVDAPAQVTWLRNNRPLDDRFADRIQTVSKGRKHSLQMMNCRLDDSGLYTVVAANEDGSATCSASLVVQVLTPEEREKMAQQKCPVFLVVLHDTELIEGTSVRFMVKVKGDPIPSIEFRKDGKKMVESDRIKIISEQSATGFFELVILQVTEADAGEYTCKALNRFGEAMSTAKVTVTSENAVFDLLGNQGLLAPGEKPEFQWYRDGVAYDPEERFKVTYEDEADTLALVFQHVKPEDAGLYTCVAATSTGKISCSAELTVQGSVHHLLREPEPPSISMDLTDTEVSCGGSAMLELKFKGFPKPKMVWTKGEEEVKAGGRFRFLFEDEESIALIIKNVDHSDGGLYTVTATNDLGQVTTEGRLLVKAPPKFKKKMQDMACMTDEPFKMSVEVEGSPLPELKWYKDGQMIIESERIKVVKESEDTFSLLIEKVTIEDSGSYSVVASNSLGQMSDFWQMVANAPPAFIKQLLKTCEVDESESITFQVQVEGNPMPEVKWVKDGKEVKNDRNAVIIKQEGNVHSLTVNGIKRDDSGKYSCVITNTHGAKEDTSDLKVRCKPEITQSLKDTEAKAGDKDVSFVLKANAYPEPKIKWFIDEMEITEERNEFSFDSDPKTGTYSLVIKEMKSELSGKFTAQVSNALGTAKSSAVLSVQYPPKVEEALKDICIEEGKNATLKIKCVGLPEPTVTWTKEGVEVVADARIKMQKAADSTYSLTLDKCVTQDQGLYSVKFANALGQVSASCNLSVEAKPKILSDNLTVKEVYEEEEIIYEVRASGQPKPQAQWTLNNETIVKSERIDITETTDTYTLKINKAAMTDGGNYAIKLSNRLGEETKNTSVTVKSLSELRVPKILQGLSDTTGSKGQQLELKVRIRGQPNPEVEWFKDGEALKDHKDYILSKDEVENTYTLVLPVAHESHAGNYTVKATNEHGFDESNATLTIVMKPELSHEPEVKVEYYEETNIEVKVTAHPKSKVKWLKDGIQIKSTTSERISITCEEGSNVYKLSIQETVAEDEGTYSFVATNKEGETRGDIKLSVHSEAPTFSNKPKSCFAKAGQTAKFEGSVQGIPAPTISWQKAEEVIVESERFKMETAEGGKFSLTISDVQESDYAEYTVKATSAVGETSATAELTLTSEPPSFLGDKLPVATKVNEGEPLKLTVKLGGSPLPEVKWYKDGHELIPDERMMITLLPDGTAELEIASADPAKDSGQYKMVAINPTGEISTETAVDVKKLPKKGTIDEALPSTTVAVEGEPLKLVARVSGHPKPEVKWLKDGRPIRPGSNNAILSHLPDGTVSLEIEVAKLEDAGKYSLVVANELGESECDTTVEIQQAPSAPQFVSPLFAVKGTEGFPVRMEAKVKGFPFPAITWMKDGKKLKQFTGEASKKPEADGSVRLSIASADPSDAGEYTALARNSFGEAKTSAKMEVRPRKSDGPEAAASVLTGPRDTFVDEGSPIKLVAIIGGNPIPDVVWTLNGEPVDESRCTITVDGDKFILEVEKADKKIDEGEYEIGVSNELGAAASKAKVTVKKIFSAPSFTQRFSDLQQLPGYDCKFMAKISGLPKPTIVWTLNGEEIAESEKYKMKRDGDICVLFVRDCAPERAGRYACIATNSEGEDRCEGELEVVDKIEKREKEEPPQFLKRIGDCEVYEGMTAKFTACASGFPEPEHEWFRNGQKLSAGGRVKMDKEGNGLLRLTIKFVEEADVGQYSLRVFNRSGEATCSAELSFDTLDCRPKKPVGDQYADFDKFRQSGAPVPLPDRPIIHLIHDRFLTLSWKPSVPIGPRIPVTYHVEMCESPDGDWQKVRSGVKGCSCDIRGLDPYRDYRFRIRVENQYGVSDPSPHNSTSRDKLYLEPIARKRFLEPGDTYNPDTSCYFPKDFDLDRPPHDGYTHAPRFLRQETDAQYGIKNQSASLFWYVYGYPKPTVKFFFNDEAIEMGGRYDFSYLRNGQLTLFVNRMLDRDAGIYEAVATNPFGEARQRIKLEVAEHPKFITRPEENIFITRKPGRLQCRITGYPECEVKWYKDWLPVAPSSRIKMQHILPDTYILVIDDVIGKDEGLYSVVGRNVAGAVSASAMIHVEDNEDEFAYRTYHKGRNVKAKQVDNNRIFGDYYDLGDELGRGTQGVTYHSVERSTGRSLAAKIMTGTGFDLRSRMISEMDVMNQLSHQRLVRLIDAYETKDSFTLVSELAGGGDLVDAVTRRPHVTESEIAHYIRQVLEGLSHMHSHGIAHLGLTPGDLFLTRPDGDELKIGDFGLARRIYSNKLTPLDYGMPEFVAPETANGEGVGYPADMWSVGVITYLFLSGISPFRGETDRDTLRRVQAGQINFDPEAFSNISSEATDFVTKLLVFKADGRLTLEEALKHPWLKQADRRFATDGPGAYHIPTERLKTYYERHYRDWYGNASCRTWYRRRPLSGAFTHPSCMVYPPGEEYTPRQTPEPPRRPSIKNEMKSFEHPGIDSGLATSESHYQYGPDTYLLQLRDVDFPVRLRQYMKVAGNRSASFAMRMQDNDYALPMIYERRRFTDLMDEQIDDEARRARRQFRYANDTGPLQYYHPNRRLKNELGVRDEAHTEADAMLEMKRNGHIPFMREKPRTVAMVDNQSVQFSCLAVGEPQPSVQWFKGDLLILPDHRITISYSADTGISILKFEPAHSYDCGIYKAVARNKVGQTVAKARLVMGDIPMAPDSPEATDVSDTEILLRWKVPRQDGNSTVLCYSLQQKESTSNEWSDVADNIDHEFFLVRNLSPSTEYQFRLAARNKFGWSDRSISSESVSTKEAGSPKVAVTRAMKYLQQLTESGQQLFLDATGPLDASPASDYTVEMEEMKKPVKTTPPTDDLKFIAEINRGRFSLIAKCADKEGNRMYAAKIVKKDGDSLQEMNILRGLCHERIVSLYQAYESGEFLVSVMEKLQGIDVLTCLSQRHEYTENMVVSIISQVLDGLQYLHWRGLSHLDLQPDNVLLMSARSIDVKLCDFGCAQHTSKLGGTMAPVDRSYLPFTAPEILNEEPAFPQSDVWSLGVLTYLLLSGVSPFSGENDEETKQNITYVRFRFEPLYKEISMEATRFIMLVFKRAPSKRPTTEECLEHRWFQPSEHMLKKRERASFLGNRLKAYADEYHQQRSQQATKCEELLSSFGLGFGRSTSCETDIFTTY, from the exons ATGCTGGCATTGCCACAACGGCTAAGCGACTCGAAATTCATTGAGAATCTATCCGGATACAAGGGCAATATCCATAAGCTAGGGCGTCTCCTACGACAc AGCTGGTGGACGGTGACAGACAGCCGCGGCCGTGCTAGAGAACGTTACTTGTTTCTCTTTAAAGCCCGCATTTTAGTGACGAAAGTCAGAAGGGTCACCGACGATCGTAATCTTTTCCTCCTCAAGGATATCATCAGG TTGCCAGACGTTGAAGTCAAAGTTCGACAAGGCGAAGCAGATTCTTGCAGTTTTGATTTGGTCCATTCGGATCCGCGCTTTGTCCGCTACCCGCTTAATTTACGTTGCACAGCCGGGCAATCTATTCACGACGATTGGTTACGAGATATTCGCAGCTACGCCGCGCACGCAA TCGCTTTACAAGAACACGTCGAGGACGATTTGCAAGTGGACGGTCCTGGTGAAACAGACAACGAAGCTGACGATCCTGTTCCAGCTCCTGCGACGCGACCCACTCATTTGCTGAAACCGGTCACGATAGCCCCGTCTGATTCAGCCGGCCCGCAGGATTCAGCGCAGATCGCCAAAAAGATCAAAGACCTTATTCATCTGAAAGGAATTTCTCCGTCCGCCCCGCAGCCGATATCTGTGCAATCGCCTGTAATAGAAAAGGCTTCTCCAGGAGAAGTTGAACTCCATCGTTCAGATTCTTTTGACTCTGTTCAACGAGGAAGCCTTTCCGTCCGATCAGCGTCACAGGCCTCCTTGTCCG AATATCAATCGTTGGCATCGCTTCGTGAAAGTGATCCGCCAAGCGACGCAAGCGACGCCACTCTCTTCGCATCGATGGCCGATGGCATAACGGAAATGGCGGCCGAGCCGCTGCCTGGCCGGCCCCGTTTCTCTCGCACCATTCGTGGAAACTTTTGCGAAC CCGGTGAGAAAGCAACGTTTGACTGCGCTCTCGAGGTTGACGCACCTGCCCAGGTGACTTGGCTGCGCAACAACCGGCCGCTGGACGACCGTTTCGCCGACCGGATCCAGACTGTTTCCAAGGGTAGGAAACACAGTCTTCAGATGATGAACTGTCGACTGGATGACAGCGGCCTCTACACTGTTGTGGCTGCCAACGAAGACGGATCGGCTACGTGCTCGGCTTCTTTAGTCGTTCAAGTTCTGACACCAGAGGAGCGCGAAAAAATGGCCCAGCAGAAATGTCCCGTCTTTCTTGTCGTATTGCACGACACGGAACTGATCGAGGGGACCTCTGTTCGTTTCATGGTCAAAGTCAAAGGCGATCCCATCCCATCCATCGAATT ccgCAAGGATGGCAAGAAAATGGTGGAGTCTGACCGTATCAAAATCATCAGTGAGCAATCGGCCACTGGATTCTTTGAGCTGGTCATCCTTCAAGTAACTGAAGCTGATGCCGGCGAGTACACGTGCAAGGCGCTTAATCGTTTTGGAGAGGCTATGTCTACGGCCAAAGTCACCGTTACAA GTGAGAATGCCGTTTTTGATCTTCTGGGCAACCAGGGTTTACTAGCCCCCGGCGAAAAGCCAGAATTTCAGTGGTACAGGGACGGCGTTGCTTACGATCCCGAGGAAAGGTTCAAAGTCACCTACGAAGACGAAGCTGATACATTGGCCCTCGTCTTCCAGCACGTCAAGCCGGAAGACGCCGGACTGTACACGTGCGTCGCGGCCACCAGCACCGGCAAGATTTCCTGCAGCGCCGAGCTCACCGTCCAGGGATCCGTCCACCATCTGCTGAGGGAGCCGGAACCGCCGAGCATCTCCATGGACCTGACGGACACGGAAGTCAGTTGCGGCGGATCCGCCATGCTGGAACTCAAATTCAAGGGATTCCCCAAACCCAAAATGGTCTGGACCAAAGGCGAGGAGGAGGTCAAGGCCGGCGGCCGTTTCCGTTTCCTCTTTGAGGACGAAGAGTCGATCGCCCTCATCATCAAAA ACGTTGATCACAGCGATGGTGGACTTTACACGGTGACTGCCACTAATGACCTCGGTCAAGTGACGACAGAAGGCCGGCTGCTTGTCAAAGCACCTCCCAAgttcaagaagaagatgcaagatATGGCTTGCATGACGGATGAACCGTTTAAAATGTCGGTGGAAGTCGAAGGATCACCGTTACCCGAACTCAAGTGGTACAAGGATGGCCAGATGATTATCGAATCTGAGCGCATCAAAGTGGTGAAAGAGTCGGAAGACACGTTCTCTCTTCTCATAGAGAAAGTCACCATCGAAGACAGCGGATCCTACTCCGTTGTTGCTTCCAACTCTCTCGGTCAAATGTCCGACTTTTGGCAAATGGTGGCCAACGCCCCGCCAGCCTTCATCAAGCAGTTGCTCAAAACTTGCGAAGTGGACGAAAGCGAATCCATTACCTTCCAGGTGCAAGTGGAGGGCAATCCCATGCCAGAGGTCAAATG GGTCAAGGATGGCAAAGAGGTGAAAAACGATCGTAATGCCGTCATTATCAAGCAGGAAGGGAACGTCCATTCCCTAACCGTCAATGGAATCAAGAGAGACGATTCTG GCAAATATTCGTGCGTCATAACGAACACGCATGGAGCCAAAGAGGACACGTCCGATTTGAAAGTGCGATGCAAACCCGAGATTACTCAATCGCTCAAGGATACGGAGGCTAAAGCAGGTGACAAGGATGTATCCTTTGTCCTCAAAGCCAATGCCTACCCTGAACCAAAAATCAAATGGTTCATCGATGAAATGGAGATCACAGAGGAGCGCAATGAATTCTCATTCGATAGTGACCCAAAAACGGGAACTTACTCTCTCGTCATAAAAGAGATGAAATCCGAACTGTCGGGCAAGTTCACGGCACAAGTATCGAACGCACTTGGCACTGCCAAGAGCAGCGCCGTTCTCTCCGTCCAAT ATCCGCCCAAAGTGGAGGAAGCGTTGAAAGACATTTGCATCGAGGAAGGCAAAAATGCAACGTTGAAAATCAAGTGCGTCGGTCTTCCTGAACCCACAGTCACATGGACTAAAGAGGGCGTAGAGGTGGTGGCCGACGCTCGCATTAAAATGCAAAAGGCTGCTGACTCTACCTACTCGCTGACGTTGGACAAGTGTGTCACCCAAGATCAAGGCCTTTACAGTGTTAAATTTGCCAACGCATTGGGACAGGTCAGCGCCTCTTGTAACCTGAGTGTGGA AGCCAAACCCAAGATCCTGTCTGACAATTTGACAGTCAAGGAAGTGTATGAGGAAGAAGAGATAATCTATGAAGTTCGTGCCAGTGGTCAGCCCAAACCGCAAGCTCAATG GACATTAAATAATGAAACAATAGTAAAAAGCGAACGGATTGACATCACCGAAACGACCGACACGTACACGTTGAAAATCAACAAGGCAGCCATGACAGATGGCGGAAATTATGCCATTAAATTAAGCAATCGTCTGGGAGAAGAAACCAAGAATACGTCCGTCACAGTTAAAT CCCTGTCTGAACTGCGGGTTCCAAAGATCCTACAGGGATTGAGTGACACCACTGGCAGCAAGGGTCAACAGTTAGAATTAAAAGTACGCATTCGCGGTCAACCGAATCCCGAAGTTGAATG GTTTAAGGATGGCGAAGCGTTGAAAGACCACAAGGACTACATTCTTTCTAAGGATGAGGTTGAAAACACGTACACTCTTGTGTTGCCAGTAGCTCACGAGTCCCACGCTGGAAACTATACTGTTAAAGCCACCAATGAACACGGCTTTGACGAGTCTAAT gctaCTTTGACCATTGTGATGAAACCAGAATTGAGCCACGAACCAGAAGTTAAGGTGGAATATTACGAGGAAACCAACATCGAAGTTAAAGTCACCGCTCATCCAAAATCCAAAGTCAAATG GCTAAAAGACGGAATCCAGATTAAATCAACCACTAGCGAACGAATTAGCATCACGTGCGAGGAAGGTTCCAACGTATACAAATTGAGCATCCAGGAGACTGTGGCAGAAGACGAAGGCACCTACAGCTTCGTGGCTACCAACAAAGAGGGAGAAACTCGTGGTGACATCAAACTGTCAGTTCATTCAGAAGCACCCACCTTCTCGAACAAACCCAAAAGCTGTTTCGCTAAAGCCGGCCAAACTGCCAAGTTCGAAGGCTCGGTCCAGGGTATACCCGCACCCACCATTTCATGGCAAAAGGCTGAGGAAGTCATAGTCGAGTCGGAGCGATTCAAGATGGAAACTGCTGAGGGTGGAAAATTCAGTCTAACGATTTCTGATGTTCAAGAGTCCGATTATGCCGAGTACACGGTCAAGGCAACCAGCGCTGTAGGAGAAACCAGTGCGACAGCTGAATTAACACTGACCAGCGAACCGCCAAGTTTCCTGGGTGACAAACTACCGGTGGCCACCAAGGTGAACGAAGGAGAGCCGCTGAAGCTTACGGTTAAACTTGGCGGAAGTCCTTTGCCAGAAGTCAAATGGTACAAGGATGGCCATGAGCTCATTCCCGATGAGAGGATGATGATCACATTGCTCCCGGATGGAACTGCTGAATTGGAAATCGCTTCAGCTGATCCGGCCAAAGATTCCGGCCAATACAAGATGGTGGCGATCAATCCTACTGGCGAAATTAGCACTGAAACTGCCGTTGATGTCAAGAAATTGCCGAAGAAGGGCACGATCGATGAAGCCCTTCCATCTACTACAGTAGCAGTTGAAGGCGAGCCTTTGAAGTTGGTGGCCCGCGTGTCTGGCCACCCAAAACCAGAGGTTAAGTGGCTGAAGGACGGACGACCTATTCGCCCTGGCAGCAACAATGCCATTCTCTCCCATCTACCGGACGGCACCGTTTCTTTGGAAATTGAAGTTGCTAAATTGGAAGATGCCGGAAAGTATAGCTTGGTGGTGGCGAACGAATTGGGTGAAAGCGAATGCGACACAACCGTCGAAATTCAACAAGCTCCGTCGGCTCCACAGTTTGTCTCACCTCTGTTCGCCGTTAAAGGAACTGAAGGCTTCCCTGTCCGAATGGAAGCCAAAGTCAAGGGATTCCCCTTCCCTGCCATCACTTGGATGAAGGATGGCAAAAAGTTGAAGCAATTTACGGGCGAGGCTAGTAAGAAGCCTGAAGCAGATGGTTCTGTCCGTCTTAGCATCGCTTCAGCCGATCCATCAGACGCGGGTGAATACACGGCCCTCGCTCGCAATAGTTTTGGTGAAGCTAAGACGTCTGCCAAAATGGAAGTTCGACCTCGCAAATCGGATGGACCAGAAGCGGCTGCTTCGGTCCTTACAGGACCACGTGATACGTTCGTGGATGAAGGATCACCCATCAAATTGGTGGCTATTATCGGCGGTAATCCCATCCCCGATGTCGTTTGGACCCTTAATGGCGAACCGGTTGATGAGTCCCGTTGCACGATAACTGTCGATGGTGACAAGTTCATCTTGGAGGTAGAAAAAGCGGACAAGAAAATTGACGAGGGTGAATACGAGATCGGCGTATCGAACGAGTTGGGAGCGGCCGCGTCCAAAGCCAAAGTGACCGTTAAGAAAATCTTTTCGGCTCCTTCGTTCACGCAGAGATTCTCTGACCTCCAACAGCTTCCTGGCTACGACTGCAAGTTCATGGCGAAAATCAGTGGGTTGCCGAAGCCGACCATCGTTTGGACTTTGAACGGTGAAGAGATAGCCGAATCCGAAAAATACAAGATGAAGCGAGATGGCgacatttgtgttttgtttgttcgggATTGCGCACCGGAACGGGCTGGTCGTTATGCCTGCATCGCCACTAATTCAGAAG GTGAGGATCGTTGTGAAGGTGAACTGGAAGTGGTGGACAAGATCGAGAAGAGGGAAAAGGAGGAGCCGCCGCAGTTCCTGAAGCGGATCGGCGATTGCGAAGTCTACGAAGGAATGACGGCCAAATTCACGGCCTGCGCTTCCGGGTTCCCCGAGCCGGAGCACGAGTGGTTCCGCAACGGGCAGAAATTATCTGCCGGAGGCCGCGTAAAGATGGACAAAGAAGGCAACGGCCTTCTGCGCCTTACCATAAAATTTGTGGAAGAAGCGGACGTTGGTCAGTATTCGCTTCGGGTATTTAACCGTTCGGGCGAAGCTACGTGCTCAGCCGAACTTAGCTTCGACACGCTTGACTGCCGCCCCAAGAAGCCCGTCGGCGACCAGTACGCCGATTTCGACAAGTTCCGCCAGTCCGGAGCTCCCGTCCCCCTGCCGGACCGCCCTATTATTCATTTGATTCACGATCGCTTCCTAACTCTTTCATGGAAGCCATCTGTGCCAATCGGTCCGCGCATCCCTGTTACTTATCACGTCGAAATGTGCGAATCACCTGACGGCGATTGGCAAAAG GTTCGTTCAGGAGTCAAAGGTTGTTCTTGCGACATCCGTGGTTTGGACCCGTACCGTGACTATCGTTTCCGTATCCGAGTCGAAAATCAATACGGTGTTTCAGATCCGTCACCACATAACTCGACCAGCCGCGACAAACTCTACTTAGAGCCTATTGCTCGAAAGCGTTTCCTGGAGCCTGGCGACACTTACAATCCCGACACTTCCTGCTACTTCCCCAAAGATTTCGATCTTGATCGCCCTCCCCACGATGGTTACACTCATGCACCTCGCTTCCTGCGTCAG GAAACAGATGCGCAATATGGAATCAAGAATCAAAGCGCTTCGCTTTTCTGGTACGTCTACGGTTATCCTAAACCGACGGTCAAATTCTTCTTCAACGACGAGGCAATTGAAATGGGCGGCCGATACGACTTCTCTTACTTACGCAATGGTCAGCTGACTCTCTTCGTCAACCGGATGTTGGACAGAGACGCAGGCATATATGAAGCTGTCGCCACCAATCCTTTCGGCGAGGCTAGGCAGCGTATCAAGCTTGAGGTGGCGGAACATCCAAAATTCATTACTCGAccagaagaaaatattttcatcaCACGCAAACCGGGCCGCCTGCAGTGTCGCATTACCGGTTATCCGGAATGCGAG GTCAAGTGGTACAAGGATTGGCTTCCAGTAGCGCCTTCCAGCCGCATCAAAATGCAACATATTCTACCGGACACCTATATCTTAGTCATCGACGACGTCATTGGCAAAGATGAAGGGCTCTACTCAGTTGTGGGTCGTAATGTGGCCGGGGCCGTTTCGGCTTCTGCCATGATCCATGTTGAGGACAATGAAGACGAGTTTGCTTATCGGACCTATCATAAGGGACGCAACGTTAAAGCGAAACAAGTCGACAACAATCGCATTTTTGGTGATTATTACGATCTGGGAGACGAGCTGGGCCGTGGAACGCAGGGTGTGACCTATCACAGCGTGGAGCGATCCACCGGTCGTAGTTTGGCTGCCAAGATTATGACTGGAACTGGATTCGATTTGCGCTCCCGCATGATAAGCGAAATGGACGTCATGAATCAGTTGAGTCATCAGCGTTTGGTCCGTCTTATTGACGCTTACGAAACCAAAGATTCGTTCACCCTCGTCTCCGAATTGGCCGGCGGTGGTGATCTCGTGGACGCCGTCACACGACGACCCCACGTCACTGAAAGCGAAATCGCTCATTATATCCGTCAGGTCTTGGAAGGCCTTAGCCACATGCACAGTCACGGAATTGCTCACCTAGGACTGACTCCCGGCGATCTGTTCCTCACACGCCCAGACGGTGACGAACTCAAGATCGGCGATTTTGGATTGGCTCGTCGCATCTACTCGAATAAATTGACGCCGCTTGACTACGGAATGCCGGAGTTTGTTGCTCCCGAAACAGCCAATGGCGAAGGAGTTGGTTACCCAGCTGACATGTGGTCGGTGGGTGTCATTACCTACTTGTTCCTCTCTGGCATCTCTCCATTCCGTGGAGAAACGGACAGAGACACACTTCGCCGTGTCCAAGCTGGTCAGATCAATTTCGATCCAGAAGCCTTTAGCAATATCTCGAGCGAAGCCACTGATTTTGTAACTAAACTGCTTGTCTTCAAAGCTGATGGACGGCTCACCCTCGAGGAG GCGCTAAAACACCCATGGCTGAAACAAGCAGACCGACGATTTGCAACCGATGGACCGGGGGCTTATCATATCCCGACGGAACGACTCAAGACCTACTACGAGCGCCATTATCGCGATTGGTACGGCAACGCTTCTTGCCGCACTTGGTATAGGCGTCGTCCACTCAGTGGCGCCTTCACGCATCCGTCGTGCATGGTGTACCCTCCGGGAGAGGAATACACTCCGAGGCAGACACCTGAACCACCTCGCCGTCCATCAATCAAGAACGAG ATGAAGAGCTTCGAACATCCTGGAATCGACAGTGGTCTAGCAACCAGTGAAAGCCACTATCAGTATGGACCGGACACGTATTTGCTGCAGTTACGTGACGTGGATTTCCCAGTTCGTTTGCGTCAGTACATGAAGGTGGCGGGCAACAGGAGCGCTTCATTCGCTATGCGAATGCAAGACAACGATTACGCTCTGCCAATGATTTACGAACGACGTCGCTTCACAGACCTCATGGACGAGCAGATTGACGATGAAGCTCGCCGTGCTCGTCGTCAGTTCCGTTACGCCAACGACACAGGCCCATTGCAATACTACCATCCGAATCGTCGGCTTAAAAACGAGCTGGGCGTCCGTGACGAAGCCCACACCGAGGCTGATGCCATGCTGGAGATGAAACGAAATGGACACATACCATTCATGCGCGAGAAGCCCAGGACGGTGGCCATGGTAGACAACCAGTCGGTCCAGTTCTCCTGTCTGGCCGTCGGCGAGCCCCAGCCGTCCGTCCAGTGGTTCAAGGGAGATCTACTCATTCTTCCCGATCATCGGATAACAATTAGCTACAGCGCCGATACGGGCATTTCGATCCTGAAATTTGAACCGGCCCACTCTTACGACTGTGGTATTTACAAAGCCGTTGCTAGAAACAAGGTCGGTCAAACTGTGGCCAAAGCTCGTTTGGTCATGGGAGATATCCCGATGGCCCCAGATAGCCCGGAAGCTACGGATGTCTCCGATACCGAAATTCTCTTGCGCTGGAAGGTGCCAAGACAAGATGGCAACTCTACGGTTCTCTGTTACAGTTTGCAGCAAAAGGAGTCTACGAGCAACGAGTGGTCCGATGTAGCCGACAACATCGACCACGAATTCTTTCTGGTGCGCAATCTAAGCCCCAGCACTGAATATCAATTCCGGTTAGCGGCTCGTAACAAGTTTGGCTGGAGTGATAGAAGCATTAGCAGTGAATCGGTATCTACCAAAGAAGCAGGCAGCCCTAAGGTTGCCGTTACGAGAGCCATGAAGTACCTGCAACAGTTGACCGAATCTGGACAGCAGTTGTTTTTGGACGCTACTGGACCCCTTGATGCTTCTCCGGCATCCGACTACACCGTGGAGatggaagaaatgaaaaagccTGTGAAAACAACACCGCCCACGGATGATCTGAAATTTATCGCCGAAATTAACCGCGGCCGATTTTCGCTTATCGCCAAATGCGCCGATAAAGAAGGTAATCGAATGTACGCTGCCAAAATCGTCAAGAAAGATGGAGACAGTTTGCAAGAAATGAATATCTTGCGGGGTCTGTGTCACGAACGCATCGTTTCCCTTTATCAG GCTTACGAAAGTGGTGAATTTCTCGTATCGGTAATGGAGAAGTTGCAAGGTATCGACGTCTTGACTTGCCTCTCGCAACGTCACGAATACACCGAAAACATGGTAGTCTCGATCATATCGCAAGTACTGGACGGGCTGCAGTATCTGCACTGGCGAGGATTGAGCCATCTAGATTTGCAACCGGACAATGTCCTACTCATGTCAGCCCGCAGCATCGATGTCAAGTTGTGTGATTTCGGTTGCGCCCAACATACCTCCAAATTGGGTGGAACTATGGCTCCTGTTGACCGCTCCTATCTGCCGTTCACGGCGCCCGAGATCCTCAACGAGGAGCCGGCCTTCCCGCAGAGCGACGTCTGGTCGCTCGGCGTCCTCACTTACCTCCTCCTGTCGGGAGTTTCGCCGTTCAG CGGCGAGAACGATGAGGAAACAAAGCAAAATATCACGTACGTTCGTTTCCGGTTCGAACCGCTCTATAAAGAGATTAGTATGGAAGCTACGCGTTTCATTATGCTGGTATTCAAACGGGCGCCAAG CAAGCGACCAACAACGGAAGAATGTTTAGAGCACCGCTGGTTCCAGCCCAGCGAGCACATGCTCAAGAAGCGCGAACGGGCCTCTTTCCTCGGCAACCGACTCAAG GCCTACGCGGACGAGTACCATCAGCAGAGAAGTCAACAAGCCACGAAATGTGAAGAACTTCTTTCTTCGTTCGGGTTGGGCTTTGGTCGATCTACCAGCTGCGAGACAGACATCTTCACAACGTATTAA